One stretch of Patescibacteria group bacterium DNA includes these proteins:
- a CDS encoding four helix bundle protein — translation MESDIIKSYRDLVVWQKSMDLVTKIYELTEQFPRSEIFVLTAQMRRCAISIPSNIAEGRRRGSRIEFRRFLIIAFGSGAELETQLEIAKRLSFGKNFDFSAIELLLNEIMKMLNKMIATLSK, via the coding sequence ATGGAATCAGATATTATTAAAAGTTATCGAGATTTGGTTGTTTGGCAGAAGTCAATGGATTTAGTAACCAAGATTTACGAATTGACTGAGCAGTTTCCGAGGTCGGAAATATTCGTTCTCACTGCGCAGATGAGACGTTGTGCTATATCGATTCCCTCAAATATCGCCGAGGGTAGAAGACGGGGTAGTCGGATTGAATTTCGACGCTTTCTAATTATCGCGTTTGGTTCCGGGGCCGAACTTGAGACCCAGCTCGAAATAGCTAAGAGATTATCTTTTGGAAAAAATTTTGACTTCAGTGCAATCGAATTATTACTCAATGAAATAATGAAGATGCTCAATAAGATGATTGCGACATTGAGCAAGTAG
- the gatC gene encoding Asp-tRNA(Asn)/Glu-tRNA(Gln) amidotransferase subunit GatC: MTISLTEIKHLEDLARIELSDKERKLYSEQLSSILDYVNKLQEVDVAGVEATAHASESENVWREDGVIACPKEERERILKNAPERSDDLFKVKSVF, translated from the coding sequence ATGACCATCTCTCTAACCGAAATTAAACACTTGGAAGACCTCGCGCGCATTGAGCTTTCTGACAAAGAGCGCAAACTTTATTCCGAACAGCTTTCGTCGATTTTGGATTATGTTAACAAATTGCAGGAAGTTGATGTCGCGGGCGTTGAAGCAACCGCGCACGCGAGCGAATCGGAAAATGTCTGGCGGGAGGACGGGGTTATCGCTTGTCCCAAGGAAGAGCGGGAGCGGATCCTCAAGAACGCGCCCGAGCGCTCGGACGATTTATTCAAAGTAAAATCGGTTTTTTAG
- a CDS encoding fused MFS/spermidine synthase produces the protein MSKHKPKLPYVIAFITGMCIMAIELTASRLLAPYFGTSLFVWTNIIAVIMLALAIGYWFGGRISERRPELSLLLKIILTAGLFCFIIPFAVEPLSMVVLKDFSGSAPASVLILVGSFFSTLILFFVPIMFLGMCSPFLIKLASIFDHNIGNISGRIFAISTVGSIVGTFLPSIVFIAWVGSKKTVLIFAVILIMTAAWGLARRKHYAWFGFFIFVAGPLFAPSALSYDPSIIYQTESVYQYIQVREREGLRELIYNEGTGTQSAYRLGSDLIGRMYFDVMSAIPAFFEKENIKILNIGLAGGTAVHGMLEIFPDKVFNIDGVEIDDKVIQVAKKYFDLDPAKVNIFNLDGRIFARTSEKKYDLILVDAYSNQLYIPWHLVTDEFFFDLGNILEPQGIIALNLNATSEESRLYRAITNTMAHNFKYVYTAPVADSFNYIIFCSDEPLEFDRLLSHPAIVGRPDLSEMIHYLSLNSKLVKFNSVEELLTDDRAPVEHMTDAMYFDYFTKELHKK, from the coding sequence ATGTCCAAACACAAGCCTAAACTGCCGTACGTTATCGCGTTCATTACCGGCATGTGTATTATGGCGATTGAACTCACCGCGTCGCGCCTCTTGGCGCCGTATTTTGGTACATCTCTTTTTGTCTGGACTAATATTATCGCTGTCATCATGCTCGCGCTCGCGATTGGTTACTGGTTCGGCGGCCGCATTTCCGAACGCCGTCCGGAGCTGTCGCTGTTGCTGAAGATAATTTTAACTGCCGGACTTTTTTGTTTCATTATTCCATTTGCGGTTGAGCCGCTTTCCATGGTTGTGCTTAAGGATTTTTCCGGCAGCGCCCCGGCGTCGGTTCTGATTCTCGTTGGTTCATTTTTTTCCACGCTAATTTTATTCTTCGTGCCGATTATGTTTCTGGGAATGTGCAGCCCTTTCCTGATTAAACTTGCATCGATTTTTGACCACAATATCGGCAACATCTCCGGTCGTATCTTTGCTATCTCCACGGTCGGCAGTATTGTCGGCACTTTTTTGCCGTCGATTGTATTCATCGCCTGGGTTGGATCAAAAAAGACCGTACTCATCTTTGCTGTTATCCTGATTATGACTGCCGCCTGGGGTCTGGCCCGGCGGAAGCATTATGCCTGGTTTGGATTTTTTATTTTCGTCGCCGGTCCGTTATTTGCGCCTTCGGCCCTAAGTTACGATCCGTCCATAATCTATCAAACCGAATCGGTCTACCAGTATATTCAAGTGCGGGAAAGAGAAGGGCTACGCGAATTAATCTACAATGAAGGAACCGGCACGCAATCGGCTTATCGTCTCGGGTCTGACTTGATCGGCCGGATGTATTTTGATGTTATGTCCGCCATCCCGGCATTTTTTGAGAAGGAAAATATTAAAATTTTAAATATCGGGCTTGCCGGCGGCACGGCTGTTCACGGCATGCTTGAGATTTTTCCGGACAAAGTATTCAATATTGACGGGGTTGAAATTGACGATAAGGTAATCCAGGTTGCGAAAAAATATTTTGACCTCGATCCAGCCAAGGTAAACATTTTCAATCTGGACGGCCGGATTTTCGCCCGAACCTCGGAAAAAAAATACGATCTGATTCTGGTCGATGCTTATTCAAACCAGCTTTACATTCCCTGGCACCTGGTAACCGATGAATTTTTCTTTGACCTGGGCAATATTCTTGAACCCCAGGGTATTATAGCGCTTAATCTCAATGCCACATCCGAGGAATCCCGGCTTTACCGCGCCATTACCAATACCATGGCTCATAATTTCAAGTATGTTTATACCGCGCCGGTGGCCGATTCGTTCAATTACATAATTTTTTGCTCCGACGAGCCTCTGGAGTTTGACCGCCTGCTCTCGCACCCGGCCATTGTCGGCCGTCCGGATCTTTCGGAGATGATCCATTATCTTTCCCTGAATTCAAAATTAGTGAAATTCAATTCAGTCGAAGAGTTGCTCACCGACGACCGCGCTCCGGTTGAGCACATGACCGACGCCATGTATTTTGACTATTTCACCAAGGAGCTGCATAAAAAATAA
- a CDS encoding FAD-dependent oxidoreductase, with protein sequence MPTNKKIYDCVVIGGGPAALSAAIYLARQKMDFALIASQAGGQVIFSEEVGNYLGFRTISGAALIKNFTNHLTDYKIILIEGETVKRVSRNGKSFIVRTENDAYYCRTVLVATGEKYRELNVPGEKKYFGKGVTYCATCDAPLFSGKDVVVVGGGNSAMESALLLAKHARSVAILTINDALKGEKLLIERINRDRSIRVIAGAKTIGIFGDKFVRSLRYEQDGRPYDIPMQGIFVEIGLVPAADFIDFVKKNKKGEIVINKYNAASVPGIWAAGDVTDVTVKQIAVSVGEGAKAAVQIIGYIQKNG encoded by the coding sequence ATGCCAACGAATAAAAAAATCTACGATTGCGTAGTAATCGGCGGGGGACCGGCCGCCCTATCAGCGGCCATTTATCTTGCCCGTCAAAAGATGGATTTTGCATTAATCGCGTCGCAGGCCGGCGGGCAGGTCATTTTCAGCGAAGAGGTGGGGAATTATTTGGGATTTCGGACAATTTCCGGCGCCGCTCTTATAAAAAATTTCACCAATCATCTTACTGATTATAAAATCATTTTGATTGAGGGAGAAACCGTGAAACGCGTCTCCCGAAACGGCAAATCATTTATCGTCCGTACTGAAAATGATGCTTATTACTGCCGGACCGTGCTCGTTGCCACCGGCGAGAAATACCGCGAACTGAATGTTCCTGGCGAAAAAAAATATTTCGGAAAGGGAGTAACTTATTGCGCCACTTGTGATGCTCCGCTTTTTTCCGGCAAGGATGTTGTGGTGGTGGGCGGAGGCAACTCGGCCATGGAATCGGCTCTTCTTCTCGCCAAACACGCCCGGTCGGTTGCGATTCTCACTATTAATGATGCCCTCAAGGGCGAAAAACTGCTCATTGAAAGAATCAATCGCGACAGAAGTATTAGAGTAATCGCCGGCGCGAAAACCATCGGCATATTCGGCGATAAATTCGTGCGGAGTCTGCGCTACGAACAGGACGGCCGGCCGTACGACATCCCAATGCAGGGGATTTTCGTGGAGATCGGCCTGGTGCCGGCCGCTGACTTCATTGATTTTGTTAAGAAAAATAAAAAGGGCGAAATTGTTATCAATAAGTACAATGCCGCGAGCGTCCCGGGCATCTGGGCCGCCGGCGATGTCACGGACGTTACTGTGAAACAGATTGCGGTTAGTGTGGGCGAAGGCGCCAAAGCCGCGGTTCAGATTATCGGATACATTCAAAAAAACGGATAG
- a CDS encoding prolipoprotein diacylglyceryl transferase — MIPYLHLTTFNLGPIQFQVWGTFVALGFIAAILCAWVFLKRRGLNHEAVWDISFAGLVGAVIGARLGHVFFYEWHYYAAHAAEIFYVWKPGYSFFGGLFGVIAGYLIVARIKKLNYFKYADALAFAAPLGIAVGRIGCFLINDHPGIRTASFLGVHYPLGDRFDLGLLESAAAAILFIIFIMLARKMRTTGFFTGLFLIMYGAVRFGLDFLRIWDGPGAEARYAGLTPAQYFSIAIFIIGIALLLKLRVKKINVQTQA, encoded by the coding sequence ATGATTCCATATCTTCACCTAACAACCTTTAATCTCGGACCGATTCAATTTCAAGTCTGGGGAACGTTCGTCGCCCTGGGATTTATTGCCGCGATTTTATGCGCCTGGGTTTTTCTCAAACGCCGCGGTCTGAATCACGAAGCCGTCTGGGATATCAGTTTCGCCGGCCTTGTCGGCGCGGTCATCGGCGCCCGGCTCGGGCACGTGTTTTTTTACGAATGGCATTATTACGCCGCTCACGCGGCCGAGATATTTTACGTCTGGAAGCCGGGATATTCTTTTTTCGGCGGCTTGTTCGGAGTGATCGCCGGGTATTTGATTGTCGCCCGGATCAAGAAACTGAATTATTTTAAATACGCGGACGCGCTGGCTTTCGCCGCGCCTCTCGGCATCGCGGTCGGGCGAATCGGGTGTTTTTTGATAAATGACCATCCGGGCATACGCACCGCGTCGTTTCTGGGCGTTCATTATCCGCTCGGCGACCGTTTTGACCTCGGCCTCCTGGAATCCGCGGCCGCCGCGATCCTGTTCATCATTTTTATTATGCTCGCGCGCAAAATGCGGACAACCGGTTTTTTCACCGGGCTGTTTCTTATTATGTATGGCGCAGTGCGTTTTGGCCTTGATTTTTTGCGGATCTGGGACGGTCCGGGTGCGGAGGCGCGCTACGCGGGCCTCACACCGGCTCAATATTTTTCCATTGCAATTTTTATTATTGGAATCGCGTTGTTATTAAAACTGCGCGTAAAAAAAATAAATGTCCAAACACAAGCCTAA
- a CDS encoding nucleotide-binding protein → MAKRQQKYLAPDEPTTLLVASKVAREKIFSQIGKGNTLLEKNFSSAMEPQGLIKDYNKWNDYNKELLGILFTGKNVVNDYERHTHVTYSFMRDASEEFEDYKKLIKGAIDELESLDERLDLIPENQFMRDLEPSVSSPIFNNNNNNVFIVHGHNDGLKQTVARLIEKLALNPIVLHEQANGGMTVIEKFEKNANVGFAVVLLTGDDIGGAKDHAQEKFNKRARQNVIFELGYFVGRLGRNRVCALYESEVELPSDINGVLYIKYDSSESWKYQLCKELKSSGFSADMNQI, encoded by the coding sequence ATGGCCAAAAGACAACAAAAATATTTAGCACCGGATGAGCCAACTACGCTTCTTGTAGCATCCAAAGTGGCAAGAGAAAAAATTTTTTCTCAAATTGGGAAAGGCAATACACTTTTGGAAAAAAATTTTTCCTCCGCAATGGAGCCGCAAGGCTTAATAAAAGACTATAATAAATGGAATGACTATAACAAGGAACTCCTTGGGATACTTTTTACTGGCAAAAATGTCGTGAATGATTACGAGAGGCACACGCATGTAACCTATTCCTTCATGAGGGATGCTAGTGAAGAGTTTGAAGATTATAAAAAATTAATTAAAGGAGCTATTGATGAACTAGAATCATTGGACGAGCGGCTAGATCTAATACCTGAAAATCAGTTTATGAGAGATCTTGAACCAAGCGTTAGTTCACCTATTTTTAATAATAATAATAATAATGTTTTTATCGTGCATGGACATAACGATGGACTAAAACAAACAGTCGCCAGGCTAATTGAAAAATTAGCACTTAACCCGATTGTTTTACACGAGCAAGCCAATGGGGGAATGACTGTTATTGAAAAATTCGAAAAAAATGCAAATGTTGGATTCGCGGTCGTATTACTTACGGGAGATGATATAGGTGGCGCCAAAGATCATGCACAAGAAAAATTTAATAAACGTGCGCGGCAAAATGTCATCTTTGAGCTTGGATATTTTGTTGGTAGATTAGGGAGAAATAGAGTGTGCGCCCTATATGAGAGTGAAGTCGAATTACCCTCGGATATAAATGGAGTACTTTATATTAAATATGATTCATCGGAAAGTTGGAAATATCAATTATGCAAAGAATTAAAATCCTCTGGTTTCTCGGCAGACATGAATCAAATTTAA
- the gatA gene encoding Asp-tRNA(Asn)/Glu-tRNA(Gln) amidotransferase subunit GatA, which yields MEPCELNIQEAHARLKSKELSAAELTDSCLKAIKKKDGKISAFLEVYEKEAKERAREIDEKIARTGEVGPLEGIPIAIKDNMMYTGHVSSAGSKILEKYQATYTATAVERLIDAGAVIIGRTNMDEFAMGSSTENSAYGPTKNPHDLKRVPGGSSGGSAAAVSANMCLAALGSDTGGSIREPAAFCGVVGLKPTYGRVSRSGLIAMASSLDQIGPLAKTAQDASWAARAIAGIDAKDSTSVNAEPIPAEFPDNIKGIKIGVPAEFFGKGLDSGVEKAVRQAIAKLEKLGAKIIDIKLPYTEYGLAVYYIIMPCEVSSNLARFDGMRYGKREAGKNLAEVYKITRGKNLGPEVRRRVMLGTYALSAGYYDAYYTRAQKVRTLIRNDFKEAFKKVDCIVGPTAPTAAFKLGEKFNDPLTMYLSDIYTVTANVAGVPAISIPCGLADKLPVGLQIMGNHFDEKTILRVANAYELVGSSL from the coding sequence ATGGAGCCCTGCGAGTTAAATATCCAGGAGGCCCACGCGCGCCTCAAATCCAAAGAATTGAGCGCCGCCGAGCTGACTGATTCCTGCCTCAAAGCGATCAAGAAAAAAGACGGAAAAATTTCCGCGTTTCTTGAGGTTTATGAAAAAGAGGCAAAAGAGCGCGCCCGTGAAATTGACGAAAAAATTGCGCGGACCGGAGAAGTCGGGCCGCTCGAGGGCATTCCAATCGCCATCAAGGACAACATGATGTACACCGGCCATGTTTCTTCCGCCGGTTCAAAAATCCTGGAAAAATACCAGGCAACTTATACTGCCACCGCGGTGGAGCGTCTCATCGACGCCGGCGCCGTTATCATCGGCCGGACTAATATGGATGAGTTTGCCATGGGTTCGTCAACCGAAAATTCGGCCTACGGACCGACCAAAAATCCCCATGATTTAAAACGCGTGCCCGGCGGATCGTCCGGCGGCTCGGCCGCCGCGGTCAGCGCCAACATGTGCCTCGCGGCGCTTGGCTCGGATACCGGCGGTTCAATCCGCGAGCCGGCGGCTTTTTGCGGCGTGGTTGGTCTAAAGCCAACCTATGGCCGTGTTTCGCGCTCCGGCCTGATTGCCATGGCCTCAAGCCTGGATCAGATCGGCCCGCTTGCCAAGACCGCGCAGGACGCGTCCTGGGCGGCGCGCGCCATCGCCGGCATTGATGCCAAAGATTCCACGAGTGTGAATGCCGAACCCATACCCGCCGAATTCCCGGACAATATCAAGGGAATAAAAATCGGCGTGCCGGCCGAATTTTTCGGCAAAGGGCTGGACTCCGGAGTCGAGAAAGCCGTGCGCCAAGCCATTGCGAAGCTCGAGAAACTCGGCGCCAAGATTATTGACATTAAACTGCCGTACACTGAATATGGGCTCGCGGTATATTATATAATCATGCCGTGCGAAGTGAGTTCCAATCTCGCGCGCTTTGACGGCATGCGCTACGGCAAAAGAGAGGCTGGCAAGAATCTTGCCGAAGTTTATAAAATTACCCGCGGAAAAAATCTCGGTCCCGAGGTGCGCCGCCGCGTCATGCTCGGAACGTACGCACTATCGGCCGGATATTATGACGCTTATTATACCCGCGCCCAGAAAGTCCGCACACTCATCCGCAATGATTTTAAGGAAGCGTTCAAGAAAGTGGACTGCATCGTCGGCCCGACCGCGCCGACCGCGGCATTCAAGCTCGGTGAAAAATTCAATGATCCGCTCACTATGTATCTTTCCGACATTTACACCGTCACCGCCAATGTCGCCGGCGTTCCGGCAATTTCTATTCCCTGCGGCCTGGCGGATAAACTGCCGGTTGGCCTGCAAATTATGGGCAATCATTTTGATGAAAAAACAATTCTGCGCGTCGCGAATGCGTACGAGCTTGTAGGAAGTAGCTTGTAG
- a CDS encoding DEAD/DEAH box helicase family protein, whose product MIFEFKDYQENTVVKLKREINELLDADESKVCIFKAPTGSGKTLMMAEFLKRLIDSRIDGKRFSFIWIAVNKLHDQSRNNLKKYYDQSAVGIKCSYFEDLDDRRIGENEILFLNWASINKKDNLYVRANERDNNLSSVIARTKDESRIIFLVIDESHHTANSEKSKELIQDIGPKITIEVSATPQLNNANRIVEVELKDVKDEEMIKKEIIINPGFENYIIDKKKSDKTADELVLESALKKRIELHKKLEAEGSGVNPLLLIQLPDAMQGVSDKKDEIIALLKKFGYTTENGRLAIYLSDKDNKINLTNIEKNENEVDVMIFKQAIALGWDCPRATILVLFRQWREENITFSIQTLGRIMRMPEQKHYNDQDLNVGYVFTSLQDINVAEDLSRDYITTFTGFRIKNYKNLNLLSYHSKRFREETRLSSDFTPLFIEAGKKLNVKEKFSFKHSILKTSLIASGRITDADKEAKSIEKKGTLDIPKNEVELQNAFDMFAHNNLAPFAPEQRSIGRIKSSIYALFEATRNEDEWPKIQAAVLAEENRQVMIDIINLAKEMYQEEVGKGKNELIKNEESWNVPKVINYTLSFAKKDYKKSVIQPYYAKKTGVGTASLFEEDSEIEVDFIDYLEKSKAVGWWFKNGKSDTTYFAVPHVEHGVEKPFYVDFVVMQKDGRVGLFDTKGGITAETAKSRAEGLAKYIVEQNKKGKKLYGGIVLKEKNSWRYHDGLKYEYNPNDLKDWKFLDLK is encoded by the coding sequence ATGATATTTGAATTTAAAGATTATCAAGAAAATACAGTCGTAAAGTTGAAGCGAGAAATCAACGAGCTTTTGGATGCGGACGAAAGTAAGGTTTGCATTTTCAAGGCCCCAACTGGCTCGGGTAAAACGCTGATGATGGCGGAATTTTTGAAACGACTGATTGATTCGCGGATAGACGGCAAAAGGTTTTCGTTTATCTGGATTGCGGTCAATAAACTACACGACCAGAGCAGAAATAATCTGAAGAAATATTATGACCAAAGTGCCGTAGGCATAAAATGTTCATATTTTGAAGATTTGGATGATCGCAGAATTGGAGAAAATGAAATTTTGTTCTTGAATTGGGCGAGTATTAACAAGAAAGACAATTTATACGTACGTGCAAATGAACGGGATAATAATCTTTCAAGCGTTATTGCTCGCACAAAGGACGAGAGTAGGATAATTTTTCTCGTGATTGATGAGAGCCATCACACCGCGAATAGCGAGAAATCAAAAGAACTCATCCAGGATATTGGACCGAAAATTACGATTGAAGTTTCGGCTACGCCACAACTCAATAATGCGAACAGGATAGTGGAAGTGGAACTCAAGGACGTGAAAGACGAGGAGATGATCAAGAAAGAAATTATCATTAATCCGGGTTTTGAAAATTATATTATTGATAAGAAGAAAAGCGATAAAACGGCGGATGAGCTCGTGCTAGAAAGTGCGCTCAAGAAACGCATTGAATTGCACAAGAAACTAGAAGCCGAGGGATCGGGCGTGAATCCGCTTTTACTCATTCAATTACCGGACGCCATGCAGGGAGTTTCGGACAAAAAAGACGAAATTATCGCCCTACTCAAGAAATTTGGATATACGACAGAAAACGGACGGCTCGCGATTTATCTTTCCGACAAAGATAACAAAATAAACTTAACGAATATAGAAAAAAATGAAAACGAAGTGGATGTGATGATATTCAAACAAGCAATCGCGCTCGGTTGGGATTGTCCGCGCGCCACAATTTTGGTTCTATTCAGGCAATGGCGTGAAGAAAATATTACCTTTTCTATCCAAACGCTTGGTCGTATTATGCGCATGCCGGAACAGAAACATTACAACGATCAGGATTTGAATGTTGGTTATGTATTTACGAGTTTGCAGGATATTAATGTTGCAGAAGATTTGTCTCGTGATTATATTACAACTTTCACGGGGTTTAGAATTAAAAATTATAAAAATCTTAACTTGTTATCTTATCACTCAAAACGTTTCCGTGAGGAGACGCGCCTTTCTTCCGACTTTACCCCGCTTTTCATCGAAGCGGGAAAGAAGCTGAATGTCAAAGAAAAATTTTCATTCAAACATAGTATTTTAAAAACGAGCTTGATTGCAAGCGGTCGTATTACTGATGCCGACAAGGAGGCGAAAAGCATCGAGAAAAAAGGAACCCTTGATATTCCTAAAAATGAGGTTGAATTACAAAATGCCTTTGATATGTTCGCACATAATAATCTTGCGCCATTCGCACCGGAACAGCGCTCGATAGGCCGTATTAAAAGCTCAATATACGCATTGTTTGAAGCAACACGAAACGAGGATGAATGGCCAAAGATTCAAGCCGCCGTTTTAGCGGAGGAAAATCGCCAGGTTATGATCGATATTATTAACCTTGCAAAAGAGATGTATCAAGAGGAAGTTGGAAAAGGTAAAAATGAATTGATAAAAAATGAGGAGTCCTGGAATGTGCCGAAAGTAATAAATTATACCCTCTCTTTTGCGAAGAAAGATTACAAAAAGTCAGTAATACAGCCGTACTATGCGAAAAAAACCGGCGTCGGAACAGCGAGTTTATTTGAAGAAGACAGTGAAATCGAAGTTGATTTCATTGACTATTTGGAAAAATCAAAAGCAGTCGGATGGTGGTTTAAGAATGGAAAAAGCGATACGACATATTTCGCTGTGCCACATGTTGAGCACGGAGTTGAGAAACCATTCTATGTCGATTTTGTGGTAATGCAAAAAGATGGTCGCGTCGGTTTGTTCGATACAAAGGGTGGAATTACTGCTGAAACAGCGAAATCGCGTGCCGAGGGATTGGCGAAATATATCGTTGAACAAAACAAGAAGGGCAAGAAATTATATGGCGGAATCGTATTGAAAGAAAAAAATAGTTGGCGTTATCACGATGGACTAAAATACGAATACAATCCAAACGATTTAAAAGATTGGAAGTTTTTAGATTTAAAATAA
- a CDS encoding DNA methyltransferase, which translates to MAKKINGKEYEAWSKEELIKEIVKIKSTTYGLVWHRDLPEEKIDILINPDARTPNEMFPNEMAGKPFPVLKEVKSKAIESDKSKLVNLLIEGDNYHSLAVLNFTHREAVDLIYIDPPYNTGNNDFIYNDKFVDREDSFRHSKWLSFMEKRLKLAKNLLKSTGVIFISIDDNEQAPLRMLCDEIFGQENFITTIIWQKKYSPQNDAKYFSDMHDFVLVYAKKKNYGTGSDGWKINLLERTEEQNARYSNPDNDKRGVWKSSDLLVKTYSAKYDYEIITPSKRKVSPPRGRCWRVSKEKYVEMVIDNRIWFGKNGDAIPSIKRFLSEVQQGIVPSTIWFRDEVGDNQEASQEIKDILGFIAFDNPKPTRLIKRILQLSTTKKSTVLDFFAGSGTTGHAVLQQNEEDGGHRNFIICTNDESSICKDICYPRVRKVIDGYKNQKGEKIGGLGGNLKYYMTDFVEAEPTDKNKRKLVKESTDMLCILENAFELVQETPEFKIFKNTDKYVGVIFYEEAIGEYKKAIKKIDGHFNTYVFSMSDDPHARKFADVKKKVTLCAIPEVILKVYREIFK; encoded by the coding sequence ATGGCGAAAAAGATAAATGGAAAAGAATATGAGGCTTGGTCAAAAGAAGAATTGATCAAGGAAATAGTCAAAATCAAAAGCACGACCTACGGGCTTGTTTGGCATCGCGATTTGCCGGAAGAAAAAATTGATATCCTCATCAACCCTGATGCGCGCACGCCAAATGAAATGTTTCCGAATGAAATGGCAGGTAAACCGTTTCCAGTCTTGAAAGAGGTTAAAAGTAAAGCGATTGAATCGGATAAATCAAAACTCGTAAATCTTTTGATAGAGGGAGACAATTATCATTCTCTCGCTGTCCTAAATTTCACACATCGCGAAGCGGTTGATTTAATATACATTGATCCGCCCTACAATACAGGCAATAACGATTTTATATATAACGACAAATTTGTTGATAGAGAGGATAGCTTCCGACATAGCAAGTGGCTGTCTTTTATGGAGAAGCGTTTAAAATTAGCCAAAAATTTATTAAAATCAACCGGGGTAATTTTTATTAGTATCGATGACAATGAGCAGGCTCCACTACGGATGCTTTGCGATGAGATTTTTGGGCAAGAGAACTTTATTACTACCATTATCTGGCAAAAGAAATATTCTCCGCAAAATGATGCAAAATACTTTTCTGATATGCATGATTTCGTCTTAGTTTATGCCAAGAAGAAAAATTATGGAACAGGGTCTGATGGTTGGAAAATTAATCTGCTCGAACGAACGGAAGAACAGAACGCGCGATATTCAAATCCAGACAACGACAAACGAGGAGTTTGGAAGTCTAGCGATTTATTGGTAAAAACCTACTCAGCAAAATATGATTACGAAATTATCACCCCTTCGAAAAGAAAGGTTTCTCCTCCCAGGGGTCGCTGTTGGCGTGTGTCTAAAGAAAAGTATGTAGAAATGGTAATAGATAATCGTATTTGGTTTGGGAAAAACGGTGACGCTATCCCATCGATTAAAAGATTTTTGTCTGAAGTGCAACAGGGTATTGTCCCCTCCACTATTTGGTTTCGTGACGAGGTTGGGGATAACCAAGAAGCCTCACAGGAGATAAAAGACATTTTGGGCTTCATTGCTTTCGATAATCCAAAACCGACGCGTCTAATAAAGCGTATTTTGCAACTTTCTACAACTAAAAAAAGTACTGTTCTGGACTTTTTTGCTGGCTCCGGAACTACTGGTCACGCAGTTTTACAGCAAAATGAAGAAGATGGCGGACACAGAAATTTTATAATTTGTACGAATGATGAAAGTAGCATCTGCAAAGATATCTGCTATCCGCGTGTAAGGAAAGTTATAGATGGGTATAAGAATCAAAAAGGAGAAAAAATAGGCGGGTTGGGAGGAAATCTCAAATACTACATGACTGACTTTGTGGAGGCGGAGCCGACAGATAAGAATAAAAGAAAACTCGTCAAAGAATCAACGGATATGCTCTGTATTCTGGAAAATGCCTTTGAGCTTGTCCAGGAAACACCCGAATTCAAGATTTTTAAGAATACTGATAAATATGTCGGCGTCATCTTCTACGAGGAAGCGATTGGCGAATACAAAAAGGCTATTAAAAAAATCGATGGACATTTTAATACCTACGTTTTCTCAATGAGCGATGATCCACACGCAAGAAAGTTCGCTGATGTCAAAAAAAAGGTAACGCTCTGTGCAATCCCCGAAGTGATACTTAAGGTGTATCGGGAAATTTTTAAATAA